The stretch of DNA GAAGGACCCCAACGCCGCGCCGCTCATCGCAGCGCACCTCTTCGATCCCGCCATCACCGACGACGACGTGAAGCGCGCGGCCGCCGCGCTCGCGGTGATCGCGACGCCGAAGGAGCTGCCGCAGCTCAAGCAGTTCTTCGCGATGTACCGCGGAACGGCCGCGAGCGACGAGGTCGGCGTCGCGGTCGGCAGCGTCGCGGAGGCGATGCTGCGCCTCGATCCGAAGGGCTCCCGCCCCATCATCGAGGCCGCCGCGAAGGACGCGATGACGAAGGAGGCCCCGCGCGCGAAGCTCGAGCAGCTCCTCTCCGCGAGCGGCGGCGGCGACGCGAAGCCGGCGGACAAGAAGTAAGCGATCTAGATCAGCTGTTCTCTTCGCTCGGCTTCAGGCCGTCGTGGAGCTGGAGGATGTCCTCGCGCGCGAAGAGGCAGCACTCGCTGCCCATCGGGAACTCGCTGCACGAGTGCGGCCGGATCTCGTAGATGCCGCACATGTTGCTCGGCTGGAGGTGGCGGCAGCGCTTGTTCGGGAGGAGCGTGAGGATGATGCGGCCGTCCTTGTGGCGCTTCGCGTAGGGCGCCTTCGTCAGCTCGGGGCGGCCGCCCTTCACCATGCGATCGATGTCCTCCGGCTGGAGGAGCACCTCGTTGTCGCGGCAGCAGGCCGCGCACTCCGTGCAGTCGATCGCGATCTTGCGCTTCGTGCCTTCGTGGATCGAGTCGCGCTCGGCGCGGCGGCGCGCGATCCAGAAGCAGTCGCGCGGGACCTGGCTCGTCGCGAGGCCTTTCAGCGGACCGCTCGTCTCGAGCTTCCAGCGCCACTTGCCCATGTCGTAGATGCCCCAGAGACCGAAGTCGTCCGGGTTGTCGTCCTCGGGCTCGCCGAAGACGAACGTGACGCGCCGCTTGCCTTCCCACACGAACGCGTGCCCCCCCGCGCGCACGTGCGCGGCGGCGTTCTTGACGTGCTTCACGTCGAACTGGCGAACGATGGGACGATATTTCGGAGTGACTGCCACGGCCATGGACCGGAGCTTCTATCATGGAGCGATGCGAGCGGTCGTCATCGACAACGGGTCTCTCCATCTCCGCGAAGTCCCCACCCCCGGGCCCGGGCCGGGACAGGCGCGGGTCCGCGTCCGCGCCGCGGGCGTGAACCGCGCCGACCTGATGCAGCTCCGCGGCATGTACCCCGCGCCGCCCGACGCGCCGCCCGACATCCCGGGGCTCGAGATCGCGGGCGAGGTCGACGCGGTCGGCGCCGGCGTCCGCGAGGTCGCGGTGGGCGAGCGCGTCTTCACGATCGTCGGCGGCGGCGCGTACGCGGAGCACGTCGTCGTGCCCGCGCGGACGCTCGCGCCGATCCCGGAGGGCCTCGACTTCACGCACGCGGCCGCGATCCCGGAGGCGTTCCTCACCGCCTACGACGCGATGGTCCTCCAGGCCGGCCTCTCCGCCGGCGACGACGTCCTCGTGCACGCGGTAGGGAGCGGCGTCGGCACCGCCGCGGTCCAGATCGCGCGCGCGATCGGCGCGACCGCGATCGGCACCGCGCGCACGCAGGACAAGCTCGATCGCGCGGCCGCGCTCGGCATGAAGCACGGCATCCTCGCCGCGGACGCGAAGTTCGCGGACGAGGTGAAGAGGCACACGAGCGGCCGCGGCGCCGACGTGGTCCTCGAGCTCGTCGGTGGCGCCTACCTGCCGGAGAGCCTCGCCGCGTGCGCGGAGCGCGGGAGGGTCGTGCTCGTCGGCCTCATGGGCGGCGCGACCGCCGAGCTCTCGCTCGGCCCGATGCTCCACCGCCGCCTCACCGTCATCGGCACCGTGATGCGCGCCCGCCCCCTCGAACAAAAAATCGCCCTCGGCCAGGTCCTCCGCCGCAACATCACCCCTCTCGTCGCCGCCGGCCACCTCGTCCCCATCGTCGACCGCGTCCTCCCCCTCGAACAAGCCACCGCCGCCCTCACCGCCATGGCCTCCAACACCACCTTCGGCAAGATCATCCTCACCCCTTGACCACGCCGCTCCCGGTGCGTCCGCGGAGGTGGCTACCGCTTCTTGCGTGGGCGCGGGCGTGGAGGTGGGCGCGGGTGGCCGTGGCAGGACCAGTCGAGCTTGGTGAGCTCGGTGAGCAGGTGGTCGCGGAGCAGCGCGACGCGGTGTGGGACGAAGCGCGCCGAGGGGTAGACGATCGAGAGCGGCATCGGGGGGCCGTACCACTCTGGGAGGACGCGGACGAGCTCGCCCGTCTCGAGCTCGTCGCTGACGATCGGCGGGACGAGCACGCCGATGCCCGCGCCCGCGCGCGCGGCGGAGCGGACCTCCGCGAGCGCGTCGACGTTGAGGCGGCCGGTCACGTCGACGCTCTCCGTGCGCTCGCCGTTCGTCAGGGTCCACTTCACGCGCCGCCGCTCGCCGTGGAAGAGGATGCAGTCGTGCGCCCGCAGATCGCCGAGCGACCGCGGCGTGCCGCGCGCGGCGAGGTACGAAGGCGACGCGTAGAGCGCGAAGCTCGTCGTCGTGATCTTGCGCGCGATCAGCGACGGGTCACGCACGAAGCCGGCGCGGATCGCGAAGTCGAAGCCCTCGCCCGCGATGTCGACGTGACGCGCGCTCACCGACACCTCGACGTGGATGTGCGGATGCTGCGCCACGAAGCGCGCGATGAGCGGCATGAAGAGATCCGTCCCCGCGTCGGACGGCGGCACCGCGACGCGAATGGTCCCGCGCGGGACGACGCGCTCGTCCGCCGTCGCGGTGTTGGCCTCCTCGATCGCCACGAGCGCACGACCCACGCGCGCGTAGTAGGCGGTGCCGATCTCGGTGAGCGTGACCTTGCGCGACGAGCGCTGGAGGAGCTTCGCGCCGAGGTCCTCCTCGAGCAACGCGACGCTGCGGCTGACGGACGACTTCGGGAGATCGAGCACCGCCGCCGCCTTCGTGAAGCTGCCCTCCTCGACGACGCGCACGAACGCGGTGATTCGGTTGAGGTCCATCGTTCGCAAACTACGAACCCAAGGTTCGATCCAATCGCTCTAATTCGCAAGCCAGCAACGATCCAAAGTGGACGCCATGAACCAGCTCACCCCCAAGGCCACCATCGCCGCGCGCGTCGTGCTCGGCCTCGTCTTCCTCGTGTTCGGGCTCAACGGGTTCCTCCAGTTCCTCCCGCAACCTCCGCTCCCGCCCGCCGCCGCCCCCTTCGTGACCGGCCTCGCCTCGAGCGGCTACTTCTTCCCGCTCCTGAAGGGGATCGAGGTCCTCGCCGGCGTCGCGCTGCTCTCGAACCGCTTCGTCCCCCTCGCCCTCGCCGTCCTCGCGCCGATCGTCGTCAACATCGCCGCTTTCCACATCTTCCTCGTTCCAGGGCTGCCGATGGTCGTGCTCCTCCTCTCGCTCGAGCTCTTCCTCGCCTGGAGCTACCGCGCGTCCTTCGCCCCGATGCTCCGCGCCCGCGCGACGCCCGAGAGCCCCGCGGGCGTGCGCCTCGTCGCGAGCGCGAGCACGAACGCGGACGCGAAACCTCAGGGCGCCTTGTAGGGCCCGCCGGAGCGCACGTCGGACAGCACGCGCGCGCGCAAGAGCCCCACCGGGCCCTGGCCGTGCGAGAGCAGCGCGTCGTGGAAGAGCTTCAGCTGAAAGCGCCGCCCCACCGCCTGCTGCGCCTCCGCGCGGAGCGCCTGGATCTGGAGCTTGCCCAGCGTGTACGCGAAGTACCAGGGATGGAAGGCTCCGCGGAGCGCCTGCTGCTTCGCGACGGGGGGACGCTGATGGCAGTCCTCGATCATCCGCTTCTCCGCCTGCGCGAGCGTCATCCCCTTCGTGTGAATGCCGAGCGCCACGAGGTAGCGGCAGTCGCGGAGCAGCGCCTGCTTCACCATCCCGAGCTTCGCGTCCGCGGTGCCGCCGCCGAAGCCCTCGTCCGCCATCATCTGCTCGGCGTAGTGTGCCCAGCCCTCGATGAACGTCACGCTGCCGACGAGCTTCTGCGCGCGCGTCGGCGCGTGGCGGAGGAAACCGGACTGCACGTAGTGACCGGGATAGACCTCGTGCACCGTCGTCGAACGGAGCTCGCTCAGCGTCGGCACGTACGCCGCGCGCTGCTCCTCCGGCCAGGACGGGTCGGGCGGCGTGATGTAGTAGGAGCCGCCGAGCGCGAGGTCGAACGGGCCCGCCACGTCGAGCCACGCCGAGTTGTAGCGGAGGTACGGCGGCGTCTCGTTCACCGCCGCCTTCGGCTGGTTCGGGAGCGTGACGATGGCGCGCTCCTCCAGGAAATCGCGCGCTTCGTCGACGAGCTTCCGCGCCTCCGCGAGCACGTCGTCGGGGCGCGCGGGTGAAGGGACCTCCTTCACGAGCCGATCGTGGAGCGCTCGGTTCCGCGCGAGGTCGGCCTCGCCCATCCGCTCGAAGTCCGCGAGCGAGATGCGCTCGCCCGCATACACCTCGACGAGGCGCGCGAACAGCGCCGGCCCGAGCGCGTGGCTCTCGTCGGTCGGCACCGTCTTCAGCCACGCCGCGAAGCTCGCCGCCTCCGCCGCGAGCGCCTCGTTCGCGCGCCCGAACCGCGCCGCGAGCTCGTCGCTCTTCGTCATGCCCGCGACGCGCGCGGCGACGTCCTTCCGCAAGAACTCGGCGCGGCCCTCGTAGATCTGGATCGCGACGTCCGCGAGCGGCTTCGCGATCGGCGGCTTCAGGTTCGCGCGCAGGAAAGGGACCTGGAGCAGCGCCGCCTCCTCGTGCTCCACGAGCCGCCGGAGCCGCTCCTCCGCCGGCGCGTACTCGCGATCGAGGTACACGTTGACGGAGAAGAGCTCCTCGTAAAACGCAGGGTCGTGCTCCCAGTCCCTCCGCTCCGTCAGCCAGAAGAGCTGCTCGTCGATCTGCCACTTGAGGAGCGCCACGTCGTGGACCTCGTGCGGCAGGTGCGGGTGCTCTCCCGCGAGCGCCGCGCGCTGCGCCTCGAGCCGCGCGATGCGCCGCGTGATGCCCGCCCGCGAGTAGTCCGCGAGGCGCGCGTCGTACTCGTGCAGCCCCGCCTCGCGCCCGCGGGCGGGGACGAACGCGAGCTGCTCGTCGATGATCGCCTCGACGAGCGCGGCGATGGTGGGGGCGAACGGAGAACGGAGATCGCTGCACGCGCCGAGGACCGCCGTCGCGAGGACGAGCGCGAAACCGAGTCGTGTCATGCCGAGGACAAGCGTACGATCACCGAATGCGCGGCGCCCTCTTCCTCTGCGTCTCGGTCGGGATACTCGGTTGCAGCTCCGACGACACGACGGCCGCAGCCGGCCCCGACGGCGGCGCTTCGTCGTCCTCGACGTCGTCGTCGGGCGGGGGAGGGGGAGCGCCCGCGACGCCGATCGACACGACGGTGACGCCCGGCGCGCTCCCGCCGCCGGGCAACCCCGACGGCAAGTGTGTCGAGCCCGCCGCCGCGCTCGAGGACGTGTCGAACCCGCGGACCGTGATCGGCGACGGCACGCCCGCGAGCTGCACCGCCGACGCCTTCGTCGCCGCCGTCGCGAAGGGCGGCGTCATCACGTTCGACTGCGGCCCCGAGCCGGTGAAGATCACGCTGACGCAGCCGGCGAAGATCTACAACGACACCGGCCCGAAGATCGTCATCGACGGCGGCAACAAGGTCACGCTGTCGGGAGGAGGCACGACGCGCATCCTCTACATGAACGTCTGCGACAAGGACCTCGTCTGGCTCCCGGGCCCGATCTGCAACGATCAGGATCTGCCCATCCTCACGCTCCAGAACCTCGTCTTCACCGAGGGCGACACGCGCTCGATGCCGGAGGGCGAGAAGGCCGGCGGCGGGGCGGTGTGGATCCGCGGCGGCCTCGTGCGGATCCTGAAGTCACGCTTCGTGAACAACCGCTGCGCCGACCTCGGCCCCGACCTCGGCGGCGGGGCGGTCCGCGTGCTCAACCATCGCGCGGGCGGGAGCGTGAGCAAGCCGGTCTACATCGAGGGCTCTACCTTCGAGAACAACGTCTGCGCGAACGGCGGCGCGCTCTCGAGCATCGGCACCTCGTACACGATCCTGAACAGCGTGTTCACCGGCAACGAGGCGATCGGCACCGGCGCGAACTCGGGCCAGGGCGGCAACGGCGGCGCGATCTACAACGACGGCAACACGTTCGACCTCAACGTGTGCGGCACGAAGATCGAAGGCAACAAGGCGAACGAAGGCGGCAGCGCGATCTTCTTCGTGAGCAACGATCAGACCGGCTCGCTCTTCATCAAGGACTCCTTCTTCAAGAACAACCCAAAGGGAAAGTTCCAAACCGCCGGCTTCCCCGGCATGTTCATCAAGGCCAAAGGCACCCCCACCGTCACCAACTCGACCATCGAGCAGTGACAATACGCTCGGCGAGGCGCGGTGGCGCCGAGCGTGCACGATCTGCGCTACGATCGCGTCGTGTCCTCACATGCCATCGTGGAGTCGCGGAGCCTCGCGTTGCACCGCGCGGTCGCGGCGCGGCTGCTGGTCGACGAGCGCGTGCTCGAGCGGGCACGCTCGCGCGTCGCGACGTGGCGGCGCGAAGGCGGGGTCCACCCACGCTACTGCGCCGAGTGGGAGCACGTCCTCACTGGCTCCCCCGCCGAGGTCGCGGCCTTCCTCGAGCGCGACGACGAACACGCCCGCGCGCTCCGCCAGGCGAGCCCGTTCGCCGGTGCGCTCGATGCGCGCGAACGCTGGCAGATCCTCCGCTCGATGTAGACTGCATCCACCATGCGGAGGCCTCAGCTCGAGCACCTCATCGGCGCAGCCGCCACGATCGCCGCCGACGACGAGATCGTCGTCGTCGGCAGCCAGGCGATCCTGGGTCAGTTTCCGGAGCCTCCGCCCGAGCTCACCATCTCGAACGAAGCGGATCTCTTTCCGAAGAACCATCCCGAGCGCGCCGACGTCGTCGACGGCTCGATCGGTGAGCTGTCGCCGTTCCACGACATGTGGGGCTACTACGCGCAGGGGGTCGGCCCCGACACGGCGACGCTGCCGTCCGGGTGGGAGGCGCGGCTCGTCATCGTCGAGGGGCCACTGACGCGTGGCGCGCGCGGTCTCTGCCTCGAGGTCCACGACCTCGTGCTCTCGAAGTATGTGGCGAATCGCGAGAAGGACCATCGCTTCAATCGCGCGGCGATCGCGCACCGCCTCGTCCAGCGCTCGGTCCTCGACGAGCGACTCGGCGCGATGACGCTCGACCCCCGCGTGCGTGAAGCAGTACGCCTCGCCATCGCGGCCGACTTTGCGTCGGCGGAGTGAGCCCTCAGGGAATGCTCGCTGCGAGCGCGCACTCCTGGCGGGCGCGGAGCGGGAATGGCTCGCGGTCCTCCGGGGGGATCGTCTCGATCTCGCCGGTCTCGTCCTGCGCTGCGCGGACGGTGCGGAGGCGCAGCCATGCCGTCACGCAGCGGTAGCCGGGATCGTCGATCTCCATCGAGCGGCCACCCTTGTGGCGCTCGAGGCGCAGCGGTTTGCGTAGGAAGATGAGCTTCTCGGGATCGACGCCCTGGCGCGCGATGAGGCGGCTCATCTCCTCCGGCTCGAGCGCGACCGTCGCCTGGAAGTTCGCCGTGATCTCCGCCTCCGTCGTCGGCTGCTGGCCCGACACGAGCCCCGCGTCCTCGTTGTAGAGGCGGAAGCCGGAGAAGCCGTAGAGCCGGTACGCGCGCCCCGGCTGGCCGTGACAGTCGAGCGTGCCGCAGCGGCGCTGCAGGTATGGATCGACGTTGTCGCGATAAGCGATGTAATCGGGTAAAAGGATGAAGGTCGCGCGGCTCCGGTCCGGCGTCGCGGCGCACGAGGTGGCGCCGCCGGTGAGGAGCGCCCCCGCCCCCGCGAGGAGCACCCCGCTCACGAGGAGCTTCGCGAGCCGGCTCGCGGTTCGGCTCATTGCTGCCGATCCTCCGGACACACGATGGTCTGGTAGCTCTCGGGCGGCGGGCACGGCGTGATCTTGATGCCGGTCTCCTTGAAGTCGTTCTCGGAGTTGTAGAGGCGGATCTGCCCCGGCGAGGCGAAGTCGCGAAGGCCCTGGATGTGGCACGTCGCGCAGGAGGCCTCGCGACCGATGTGGCTCGACATGCGACGAAGCTGCAGCGTGTCCTCTTTGACCCCCGGGTCCACCGTGCGCTCGACCGACGTGAGGATCGGGAACGTGAGGCGCGCG from Labilithrix sp. encodes:
- a CDS encoding YkgJ family cysteine cluster protein encodes the protein MAVAVTPKYRPIVRQFDVKHVKNAAAHVRAGGHAFVWEGKRRVTFVFGEPEDDNPDDFGLWGIYDMGKWRWKLETSGPLKGLATSQVPRDCFWIARRRAERDSIHEGTKRKIAIDCTECAACCRDNEVLLQPEDIDRMVKGGRPELTKAPYAKRHKDGRIILTLLPNKRCRHLQPSNMCGIYEIRPHSCSEFPMGSECCLFAREDILQLHDGLKPSEENS
- a CDS encoding NAD(P)H-quinone oxidoreductase; the encoded protein is MRAVVIDNGSLHLREVPTPGPGPGQARVRVRAAGVNRADLMQLRGMYPAPPDAPPDIPGLEIAGEVDAVGAGVREVAVGERVFTIVGGGAYAEHVVVPARTLAPIPEGLDFTHAAAIPEAFLTAYDAMVLQAGLSAGDDVLVHAVGSGVGTAAVQIARAIGATAIGTARTQDKLDRAAALGMKHGILAADAKFADEVKRHTSGRGADVVLELVGGAYLPESLAACAERGRVVLVGLMGGATAELSLGPMLHRRLTVIGTVMRARPLEQKIALGQVLRRNITPLVAAGHLVPIVDRVLPLEQATAALTAMASNTTFGKIILTP
- a CDS encoding LysR family transcriptional regulator, with the protein product MDLNRITAFVRVVEEGSFTKAAAVLDLPKSSVSRSVALLEEDLGAKLLQRSSRKVTLTEIGTAYYARVGRALVAIEEANTATADERVVPRGTIRVAVPPSDAGTDLFMPLIARFVAQHPHIHVEVSVSARHVDIAGEGFDFAIRAGFVRDPSLIARKITTTSFALYASPSYLAARGTPRSLGDLRAHDCILFHGERRRVKWTLTNGERTESVDVTGRLNVDALAEVRSAARAGAGIGVLVPPIVSDELETGELVRVLPEWYGPPMPLSIVYPSARFVPHRVALLRDHLLTELTKLDWSCHGHPRPPPRPRPRKKR
- a CDS encoding DoxX family protein produces the protein MNQLTPKATIAARVVLGLVFLVFGLNGFLQFLPQPPLPPAAAPFVTGLASSGYFFPLLKGIEVLAGVALLSNRFVPLALAVLAPIVVNIAAFHIFLVPGLPMVVLLLSLELFLAWSYRASFAPMLRARATPESPAGVRLVASASTNADAKPQGAL
- a CDS encoding DUF885 domain-containing protein; amino-acid sequence: MTRLGFALVLATAVLGACSDLRSPFAPTIAALVEAIIDEQLAFVPARGREAGLHEYDARLADYSRAGITRRIARLEAQRAALAGEHPHLPHEVHDVALLKWQIDEQLFWLTERRDWEHDPAFYEELFSVNVYLDREYAPAEERLRRLVEHEEAALLQVPFLRANLKPPIAKPLADVAIQIYEGRAEFLRKDVAARVAGMTKSDELAARFGRANEALAAEAASFAAWLKTVPTDESHALGPALFARLVEVYAGERISLADFERMGEADLARNRALHDRLVKEVPSPARPDDVLAEARKLVDEARDFLEERAIVTLPNQPKAAVNETPPYLRYNSAWLDVAGPFDLALGGSYYITPPDPSWPEEQRAAYVPTLSELRSTTVHEVYPGHYVQSGFLRHAPTRAQKLVGSVTFIEGWAHYAEQMMADEGFGGGTADAKLGMVKQALLRDCRYLVALGIHTKGMTLAQAEKRMIEDCHQRPPVAKQQALRGAFHPWYFAYTLGKLQIQALRAEAQQAVGRRFQLKLFHDALLSHGQGPVGLLRARVLSDVRSGGPYKAP